The following are encoded in a window of Microcaecilia unicolor chromosome 14, aMicUni1.1, whole genome shotgun sequence genomic DNA:
- the LOC115457057 gene encoding vomeronasal type-2 receptor 26-like, with the protein MGLNEVLIMAYALVSRCQTTYSVISYGMGNTKKADLILGGIISTTYPVLEEPLSFTNINTTESCILEEFYQYIQHSSTFHFAIEEINQNAEILPNITLGFQVIDSCSDASLSLCGVLSILSGKEEIVPGYTCYPKSHVAGFIERLPSLASHAIARLTGIYRYPQISYGFTETSLNEHDEFPYFYHSFPSDYSHFHGLTPLLRLFGWSWVGILTSTDENEIAYCEELKREIIRSGDCVDFLESIPDTMITSREELEKRSEQILNKIYKSKANVIIIHTTKIITIETFCIMSYEKIDTKLFIFSMETSSIKSKLISITPLICNALNGSLRLTIPKGDIPGFKDYLQNSNFSTFTDQIVLLLRPAVECDLHNDKENCTRSETQSITDASLFDMDNFELTYSLYNMIYAMAHALHNLYTAKSQRGNTIKMEFKPWQLNQYLKEVHFKAPDGHEILFDDKGHAPTHYDIIQYFNFPNLTTAWNHVGSFKPSAPKDKQLFVNQTAIRWKTPSNQVLRSVCTESCTPGYRKVIDREKPVCCFDCVPCSEGEYSNTTDAENCKKCPEDQWPSEKKDECLPRVIDFLSYDDPLGAALSSISILLFIITALVLGIFIKYRNTAVVKANNRNLSYILLISLMLSFLCTLVFIGQPGSVTCLLRQSAFGMIFTIGVSSVLAKTVTVVIAFRANKPSSKLRKWVGTRVSSNLVLLCVSGEIVICTLWLIISPPFPEYDTQSVTGKIILQCNEGSTIAFYSVIGYMGFLALLSFTVAFLVRKVPDSFNEAQFITFSMLVFCSVWVSFIPSYLSTKGKYMVAVEIFAILASSTGLLGCIFTPKCYIILLRPDLNTRGHLIGKKVS; encoded by the exons GGAGGAATTTTACCAATACATTCAACATTCCTCGACCTTTCATTTTGCAATTGAGGAGATCAACCAAAATGCAGAAATCTTACCCAATATCACCCTGGGTTTCCAAGTCATTGACTCCTGCTCTGATGCTTCGCTTTCACTGTGTGGTGTTCTAAGCATATTATCAGGAAAAGAAGAAATAGTGCCTGGCTATACATGTTATCCGAAGAGCCACGTTGCAGGTTTCATTGAAAGACTCCCTTCATTGGCATCACATGCAATTGCCAGACTCACCGGGATCTATAGATACCCACAG ATCAGCTATGGATTCACAGAAACTTCACTGAATGAACATGATGAGTTCCCATACTTTTATCACAGTTTTCCGAGTGATTATTCTCATTTCCATGGTTTGACTCCACTTCTCAGACTCTTTGGATGGAGTTGGGTTGGAATTCTCACCTCAACTGATGAGAATGAAATAGCGTACTGTGAAGAACTGAAGAGGGAGATTATCAGGAGTGGGGACTGTGTAGATTTTTTGGAATCAATTCCAGATACTATGATTACCTCTCGTGAAGAACTAGAGAAAAGAAGTGAACAGATTTTGAACAAGATCTACAAATCAAAGGCCAATGTTATTATTATCCACACTACCAAGATAATCACAATAGAAACATTCTGTATAATGTCCTATGAAAAGATTGATACAAAATTGTTTATCTTCTCTATGGAGACCTCTTCTATTAAGAGCAAGCTTATTTCCATCACACCTTTGATATGTAATGCATTGAATGGCTCCCTAAGGCTTACTATCCCAAAAGGAGATATTCCAGGTTTTAAAGATTACCTCCAAAATAGCAATTTCTCTACTTTCACGGACCAAATTGTCTTACTTTTGAGACCTGCGGTTGAATGTGATTTACACAATGACAAAGAAAACTGCACAAGATCAGAGACACAGTCTATCACTGATGCTTCACTATTTGATATGGATAATTTCGAGCTCACTTACAGTCTTTATAACATGATCTATGCCATGGCTCATGCGTTACACAACTTGTACACGGCCAAGTCCCAACGTGGAAATACTATTAAAATGGAATTTAAGCCGTGGCAG CTCAACCAGTACCTTAAAGAGGTCCACTTTAAAGCCCCAGATGGACATGAGATCTTATTTGATGACAAAGGACATGCTCCAACTCATTATGATATCATACAGTATTTTAATTTCCCTAATTTGACAACCGCCTGGAACCATGTCGGAAGTTTCAAGCCCTCAGCTCCAAAGGACAAGCAACTCTTTGTGAACCAAACAGCCATCAGATGGAAAACTCCCTCAAACCAG GTCCTCCGCTCTGTGTGCACTGAGAGCTGTACACCTGGATACAGGAAAGTTATTGACCGTGAGAAGCCGGTCTGTTGCTTTGACTGTGTCCCCTGCTCTGAAGGGGAGTATTCTAATACCACAG ATGCTGAGAACTGCAAGAAGTGTCCAGAAGATCAGTGGCCCAGTGAGAAGAAGGATGAGTGTCTACCAAGAGTCATTGATTTCCTGTCCTATGATGATCCCTTGGGTGCAGCTTTGTCTTCTATTTCTATTCTCTTATTCATTATCACTGCCCTAGTGCTGggaatctttattaaatatcGGAACACAGCTGTGGTGAAAGCCAATAACAGGAATCTCAGCTACATCCTCCTCATCTCCCTCATGTTGTCTTTTCTCTGCACCTTGGTATTCATTGGTCAGCCTGGATCAGTGACTTGTCTTCTCAGGCAATCTGCTTTTGGGATGATATTTACCATTGGTGTTTCTTCTGTGCTGGCAAAAACTGTCACAGTTGTCATTGCCTTCAGAGCCAACAAGCCCAGCAGCAAGTTAAGAAAGTGGGTTGGGACAAGAGTGTCCAGCAATCTAGTCCTTCTTTGCGTCTCTGGTGAGATTGTCATATGCACTCTATGGCTGATCATCTCTCCTCCATTCCCTGAATATGACACACAGTCTGTAACTGGGAAGATCATTCTACAGTGCAATGAGGGGTCCACTATTGCATTTTATAGTGTGATTGGGTACATGGGTTTTTTGGCTCTTCTTAGTTTCACTGTGGCTTTCCTAGTAAGGAAGGTTCCGGATAGTTTTAATGAGGCTCAGTTTATCActttcagcatgctggtgttctgcagtgtttgggTGTCCTTCATCCCATCATACCTGAGCACCAAAGGCAAATACATGGTGGCTGTGGAGATATTTGCCATCCTGGCTTCCAGTACTGGACTGCTGGGCTGTATTTTCACCCCGAAGTGCTACATTATTTTGCTCAGACCTGACCTGAACACAAGGGGTCATTTAATAGGGAAAAAAGTATCCTAA